Proteins encoded together in one Ictidomys tridecemlineatus isolate mIctTri1 chromosome 3, mIctTri1.hap1, whole genome shotgun sequence window:
- the Ccdc43 gene encoding coiled-coil domain-containing protein 43, producing the protein MAAPCEVAAATSGESDGGGGGFGSWLDGRLEALGVDQAVYGSYILGVLQEEEEEEKLDALQGILSAFLEEDSLLNICKEIVERWSETQNVVTKVKKEDEVQAIATLIEKQAQIVVKPRMVSEEEKQRKAALLAQYADVTDEEDEADEKDDSVATTMNIGSDKSLFRNTNVEDVLNARKLERDSLRDESQRKKEQDKLQRERDKLAKQERKEKEKKRTQRGERKR; encoded by the exons ATGGCGGCGCCCTGCGAAGTGGCCGCGGCAACCTCCGGCGAAAGtgatggcgggggtgggggtttTGGATCCTGGCTGGACGGACGGTTGGAGGCGCTGGGAGTGGACCAAGCCGTTTACGGTTCCTACATCCTTGGTGtcctgcaggaggaggaggaagaagagaagttggaCGCTCTGCAGGGTATCCTGTCTGCTTTTCTG GAAGAAGATTCGCTCCTTAATATCTGCAAGGAGATTGTGGAACGATGGTCTGAAACTCAGAATGTTGTCACCAAAGTGAAAAAAGAAG ATGAGGTACAGGCCATTGCCACCCTCATTGAGAAGCAGGCACAGATTGTGGTGAAGCCCAGGATGGTGTCGgaagaggaaaaacagagaaaagctgCCCTGCTGGCCCAATATGCCGATGTAACAGATGAAGAGGA TGAAGCAGATGAGAAGGATGATTCAGTTGCCACCACGATGAACATTGGTTCAGATAAAT CTCTATTTCGAAACACCAATGTAGAAGATGTCCTCAATGCTCGGAAATTGGAGAGAGACTCACTTCGGGATGAGTcccaaagaaagaaggaacaggACAAGctgcagagggagagagacaaaCTAGCCAAGCAGGAGcgcaaggaaaaggaaaagaaaaggacacAGAGAGGGGAGCGAAAGCGATAA
- the Meioc gene encoding meiosis-specific coiled-coil domain-containing protein MEIOC, giving the protein MEPKVAFRGGANRCWNLTVDTSSRLSDVFNSVMLTGSTSFYDCYKSQNEDNIDLRQTYTPLSSSTEYASSIDSSLFYAPWSTYGDDIKQSSNSQINVKNRIQTERNDYGSETDLYGLVSNILEEQDKSQPYFAEGTCSTNLKSVWPMNTSRFVDHHDLLTETKRPIDTAISQQAFYSGESVSAVEKQYLHNSNLTPQQKIDELYHGFTGLDLEEQWIYPSRSDHSNCYNIQTNDTAKATFQEYPFIKNCFTPQTGLSDIMKESGIDTYPYGREKMCAKGLEAPLQQKRAEIFLSQFNRYNENADYCRYPEYAHPNKAKLNKCSNFSVQDGKKLANGTPETPTVEADAYTKLFQVKPANQKKMEETMPDQQNFTFPKTTPHLTEKQFAKEAAAFTADFGLKSEYGLKPHTACPANNDFANVTEKQQFAKPDPPNSEYFKSVNLLSNSATSSGGINLNRPTWMNIQTKNNTPVPYRNQGNLMKLNSHLSAASKGSNHSSDFPQLSSTNLTPNSNLFQKYCQENPSAFSSFDFSYNGAERIQSVNHMEGLTKTGEENLFESVTDKKIKQPNGFCDNYSAQQYGIIENVNKHNFQAKPQSGHYDPEEGPKHLDGLSQNTYQDLLESQGHFNSHRQGSGDSNINSRVNRTQASCFSNNYMMGDLRHNQGFQQLGSNGFPLRSTHPFSHSVVPLLDSYDLFSYDDLSHLYPYFNDMMYGDNSFSGFVPTFGFQRPIKTRSGPASELHIRLEECYEQWRALEKERKKTELALAKNYPGKKVSSTNNTPIPRLTSNPSRVDRLIVDELREQARVVTLLGKMERLRSSPLHANISTALDRHLESIHIVQSRRKDEIVNASNRQRQGVPRCQDERDVFALASAIKEMCVATRKARTTLWCALQMTLPKTASTAGQADVEKAFQDIVNCEEKVHESINSSNPMNQRGETNKH; this is encoded by the exons ATGGAG CCTAAAGTAGCGTTCCGTGGAGGTGCGAATCGCTGCTGGAACCTCACTGTCGACACCAGCAGCAGATTGTCTGATGTATTCAACAGCGTGATGTTGACTGGCTCCACTTCCTTCTATGATTGCTACAAATCGCAG aatgaaGACAATATAGACCTAAGGCAGACCTACACTCCACTTTCTTCATCCACAGAATATGCAAGTTCTATAGATTCTTCACTTTTCTATGCACCATGGTCTACTTATGGAGATGATATTAAACAATCTTCTAATTCCCAGATCAATGTAAAGAACAG gattcaAACCGAAAGAAATGACTATGGCAGTGAAACAGACTTATATGGACTTGTGTCTAACATTCTGGAAGAACAAGATAAGTCACAGCCATATTTTGCTGAAGG GACCTGCTCGACCAATTTAAAGTCAGTTTGGCCAATGAACACAAGCAGATTTGTAGATCACCATGATCTCTTGACAGAAACCAAAAGGCCAATAGATACAGCTATCTCTCAGCAAGCCTTTTATAGTGGTGAATCTGTGTCAGCAGTGGAAAAGCAATACTTGCACAATAGTAATCTCACACCACAACAAAAAATAGATGAACTTTATCATGGATTTACTGGATTAGACCTTGAAGAACAATGGATATACCCCTCAAGAAGTGATCATTCTAACTGTTACAATATTCAGACAAATGATACAGCTAAGGCAACATTCCAAGAATATCCATTTATCAAAAACTGTTTTACACCACAAACTGGTCTGTCTGATATCATGAAAGAATCAGGAATTGATACTTACCCTTatggaagagagaaaatgtgtgCTAAAGGTCTTGAAGCACCATTACAACAAAAAAGAGCAGAGATATTTCTTTCCCAATTTAATAGATACAATGAAAATGCAGATTATTGTAGATACCCAGAATATGCTCATCCTAACAAGGCTAAGCTTAATAAGTGTTCAAATTTTAGTGTCCAGGATGGTAAAAAATTAGCCAATGGCACACCTGAAACACCAACTGTAGAAGCAGATGCCTATACAAAGTTATTTCAGGTTAAACcagcaaatcagaaaaaaatggaggagaCAATGCCTGACCAGCAGAATTTCACATTTCCAAAAACCACACCACATTTAACTGAAAAACAGTTTGCAAAGGAAGCAGCAGCATTCACAGCTGATTTTGGCTTAAAATCAGAGTATGGACTAAAACCTCACACAGCTTGTCCAGCTAATAATGATTTTGCTAATGTCACAGAAAAGCAACAATTTGCTAAGCCTGATCCCCCAAATTCTGAGTATTTTAAATCAGTGAATTTATTATCAAACTCAGCAACATCTTCAGGAGGTatcaatttaaacagaccaactTGGATgaatattcaaacaaaaaataacactCCTGTTCCTTATAGAAATCAAGGTAACTTGATGAAATTAAATAGTCATTTAAGTGCAGCTTCAAAAGGTTCTAACCATTCTTCAGATTTCCCCCAACTATCATCCACAAATTTAACCCCAAATAGCAATTTATTTCAGAAGTATTGCCAAGAAAACCCTTCAGCATTTTCTAGTTTTGATTTCAGTTACAATGGTGCAGAAAGAATTCAATCTGTCAATCACATGGAAGGACTGACAAAGACTGGAGAAGAAAATCTCTTTGAATCGGttacagataaaaaaataaagcagccaAATGGATTTTGTGATAATTATTCAGCTCAGCAGTATGGGATCAttgaaaatgtaaacaaacataattttcaagCCAAGCCCCAGAGTGGACATTATGATCCTGAGGAAGGTCCAAAGCATTTAGATGGCTTATCTCAAAACACATATCAAGATCTATTGGAGTCACAGGGTCATTTTAATAGCCACCGACAAGGAAGTGGAGACAGCAATATTAATAGCCGTGTGAATCGCACACAGGCATCATGCTTTTCTAATAATTATATGATGGGAGATTTAAGGCATAATCAGGGTTTTCAACAACTTGGTTCAAATGGGTTTCCCCTAAGATCCACCCACCCATTTAGCCATTCAGTTGTTCCACTGTTGGATTcctatgatttgttttcttatgATGACTTAAGCCATTTATACCCTTATTTTAATGATATGATGTATGGTGATAATTCCTTTTCTGGTTTCGTGCCAACTTTTGGATTTCAAAGACCAATTAAAACTCGAAGTGGACCAGCCAGTGAACTTCATATTCGTCTAGAAGAGTGCTATGAACAATGGAGAGcattagaaaaggagagaaaaaag actGAATTAGCTCTTGCCAAGAATTATCCAGGGAAAAAAGTATCCAGTACTAACAATACTCCAATTCCAAGGCTGACCTCCAACCCATCTAGAGTTGATCGCTTAATTGTGGATGAACTTCGAGAACAAGCCAGA GTTGTGACTTTACTAGGCAAAATGGAACGTCTTCGAAGCTCTCCCCTTCATGCCAATATCTCTACTGCTCTTGATAGACACTTGGAATCCATTCACATTGTACAGTCACGTAGAAAGGATGAAATTGTTAATGCTTCAAATCGGCAAAGGCAAGGAGTGCCTAGATGCCAAGATGAAAGAG ATGTTTTTGCCCTTGCTTCAGCAATTAAAGAGATGTGTGTGGCTACTCGGAAAGCACGCACTACTCTATGGTGCGCACTGCAGATGACCTTGCCAAAAACAGCAAGTACGGCTGGTCAAGCAGATGTGGAAAAGGCTTTCCAAGATATAGTAAACTGTGAAGAAAAAGTTCATGAAAGCATAAATAGTAGCAATCCAATGAACCAGAGAggtgaaacaaacaaacattaa